CTTTTTTGTTAAAAGCAGGAATAACCCCGGAAGAAAATCTTCTCTTAAAGGTCGTCAAACTAGAGAAAGAACGCCTTAAAAAGCTTACGGACATTATTGATTCCAAATATTTCTTCACCGACGTTACGGAATATGACCCGGCGGCCTTTGAGAAACACTTTAAAGATCCGGCCAAGATAGAACTTTTTAAGAGATACCGCACCGAAGTCGCCGCTCTCTCCTTCACCGCCGCGGAACTGGAAGCTTTTACAAGGTCCTTTGCAGAGAAAAACGGTAAAAAACTCGGAGAACTGGTGCATCCAGTACGTCTGGCTTTAACAGGAAAACTTATCTCCCCCGGACTCTTTGAAGTAATGGAAGTGCTTGGGAAAGAGATTTGTTTGAAAAGATTTGACGTAATACTATCTAAAAATTAATATAAGCGGTTTACATCTACATTAAATTGTCAATCGTAAATCTAGACTGTGTCGCAATGTAGTTGATTCCCTCCTTAAAGATTGGCGGGCAAGCATCAGGCACGCTCGCCTTCGCCGGAACGGCCTAAATCGAGCAACTACAACCTATGAAATATCTTGTATCTCTTCGCTCCAACAAAAAAGCCCGGCTGGAATTAACCAACCGGGCTTGATTTTTTTAAGTTAGAGTTTTACTACTTTCGTAGCCTGCTCACCCTTGGGACCGTTTTCGATTTCGAATTCGACAGCCTGTCCTTCGCTTAAGGTCTTGAATCCGTCACCCTGGATCGCGGAATGATGTACGAATACATCTTTTCCTGATTCCGGAGTAATGAAACCATAGCCTTTCTGGTCGTTAAACCATTTCACTTTTCCTGTTGCCATTTTGTTGTATCACTTCCCTTTTTATTAGATTCTTGGAACAAAAAGCCCGACCGGCGTAAACCAACCGGGCTTTATTTTTTAGGTTAGAGTTTAACTACTTTAGTAGCTTGCTCACCCTTGGGGCCGTTTTCGATTTCGAATTCGACGTCCTGTCCTTCTCTCAAGGTCTTGAATCCTTCACCCTGGATTGCGGTATGATGTACGAATACATCTTTTCCCGATTCCGGAGTTATGAAGCCATAACCCTTCTGGTCGTTAAACCATTTTACTTTTCCCTTTGCCATTTCTTGTCTCACTTCCTTTTCCTTAAGATTTTACCAACAAAAAAACCGCCCGGAGAAGCATTTTCTCCTTGCGGTCGAAAACTGCTCTTGCTGGTACTGTTAGGTACATTTACAGTATACACTATAATTCCGGTTTTGACAAGCCCCCCTGCCTTATTTTGATCTAAAAGCTTATAATGAAACGTGTTTTTAGCCTTTAAAAACTACAATTAGTAGTGGTTTTGAAGATTTATTGTCAATATATAGTATTTTGATAATTCTTGCATTTTTGACGGTTTTTCAACAAAAAGGGCGCGATTTTCACCGCGCCCCGTAATTCTTTACTGAGAAATAGCAACCTATTTTTTTGCCGCTATGGCTTCTTTAATATTCTCCACAAAAGGCTTAAGTAACGTTGTAAACTCCATCGGGAAGATATATTTCGTTGACGGAGAAGCACCAAGTGCTTTTAGTGTATCGAGATACTGCAAACTCATTGTCTTTGCATCAATTGATTTCGCGGCGCCAAATATGCTCTCAAGCGCCTTCGCATAACCTTCAGCTTTCAGTATCTGCGACTGTCTTTCACCTTCGGCTCTAAGTATCGCTGACTGCTTTTCGCCCTCGGCAATCGTAACAGCGGCCTGTTTTGTACCGTCTGATTCGGTTACCACCGCTCTTCTGTGTCTTTCTGCCGCCATCTGCTTGGTCATTGCGGACTGAACTTCCGTCGGCGGAAGAATTTCACGGATTTCTACGGAGGTTACTTTCCCTCCCCATCTGCCGGTTACTTCATCTAATTTGGTTCTTAGAATGACATTTATCTGTTCTCTCTTGGAAAGTACTTCATCAAGTGCCATATCGCCGACAACAGCTCTTAAGGTTGTTGTTGCTATACCCTGCAAAGCTCCCGCGAAATTGCGTACCTGAATAACGGAAAGCGCCGGGTCAATAACCTTCCAGTAAATAAGAAAATCAACGGAAACAGGCGCATTATCCTTGGTAATGCAGGTCTGCTCAGGAATTTCAAGAAAGGATTCTCGAAGGTCCACCCAGACTATCTGATCCATTATCGGCCAGACAAAAGTAATCCCGGGACCAAGAACGCCGCCGGGAGCATGTTTTCCGAATCGGAATAAAACTAACCGTTGATACTCCCTTACGATCTTTATTGCATTGAACAACACCAATAGTACAAATATTATTGGCACAACTACAAAAACAAAAAACGTCCCCATGTGCTACCTCCTTAAATCTATTTTAATATATTTTCTCCACAATTATTTTTACTCCATCAACAGCCACAACTTTTACTTTTGCTCCAACTTCAATCGTGTCCTGATTCTTACTTCTTGCCGTATAATCCTCACGGCTGACATATACGATGCCTTCCGGTTTTAGAATCTTTGTTACCTTCCCTGTTTCTCCGAGCAAACTTTCAGCTCCGCTCACCGCTTTACTACGTAACGCCTTAATACCAAGTAACGCAAGAAAACAGACAAAAATAAAACATAGTACAGCAAGAACTATCGAGATTAAAGACATATTTTTCACCTCTTCTTATCGCTTTATATTAGATATTTTAACATATTTTTACGCAATATTTCCTGCTTTTATTTTATTTTCCTAAACCCTTTTTCCCTTAACAAGCACGAATCACACACCCCGCAAGGCTTTTTACCGCCGTTATAGCAAGACCAGGTTAACTCGTAAGGCACTTTAAGCTTAATCCCTAATTTAATTATCTCCGCTTTTGTCAGATTAATCAACGGCGTTTCTATCTTTAATTTATTTCCGGAGACACCGCTTTTAGTTCCGAGGTTCACTGCTTTTTCATAGGCCTTAATATAATTCGGACGGCAGTCAGGGTATCCGCTGTAATCCAATGCATTTGCTCCTATGAAAATCTTTTTAGCACCGATTGATTCGGCATAAGACGCGGCAAAACCTAAAAATATTGTATTTCTCGCCGGAACATAAGTAACGGGTATATCTTTTCCGATTTGCTTATTCTTCACCGGTACTTTAACCTTCCTATCCGTTAATGCGCTCTTAGACCATGGCAGCGCTATTTTAACTACGATGTAGATACATTTGTTCATTTTTGCCAGTTTTACAGCCGCTTTTAACTCTTTCTTGTGCCTTTGCCCGTAGTCGAAAAGGAGGCAAAAACATTTAAAGCCCTTTGCTTTTGCATAATACAGAGTTGTTGTGGAATCTAGCCCGCCTGACAGTAATATTACCGCTTTTTTATTCGCCATAAGATTTTATACTCTCCATTACTTTTAAGCTTTTTAATTTCAGCTCAAAGTTATATTCAAGAAAATGTTCCACTACTTTTTCTATCTCCATATGAGATTGATTATCTATGGTTATTTTAGAAAGTGTATCAAATGTTTTCCTGTGAAGAAAATCCATAAGTTTAAGCGTATTATTATACACTTCGACCGTTGAAACTCCGCTTGCGCACGTTTCGCAAACTACACCCCCGTGTTTGGGACTTACGGACATCCGTTTATTCTGTTTTAAATCAGAGCCGCAAGAGGTGCAGGAATCAAGCGCGATTCTGAAACCCACCTGGGTGAGGAACTTCACCATAAACATTGAAAATATCTTGTCTTCATGTTTTTGCGTATCCAATCTATGCAGAGTATGAATGAAAAGTTCATACAAAGAATGACTTTTTTCCCCGAACGGTACAAAAGTATTCACAAAATCAGAGACCGCAGAAGCATAAGTATATTTTTTTACGTCTTTGGAGATATTCTTAAAATGCGTGGCAATCTGACTTTGAGTTAACAGATAAAGATCCGCGTATGTTTGCTTATACAAAAACAATTTTGTCTCCGTAAAAAGTTCCACCGTAGAGCCAAACCGGCTCTTCATCTTCTTTGCACCCTTCGCCACCGCGTGGATCTTCCCGTATGCCTTGGTATAAATAGTAAGGTGTTTGTTCGCTTCGCCATAGCTTCTGACTTTAATGATTATGCCGGTAGTTTTATGATACGGATTCATTTTTTCCTTGGTGCAAACGTTTTCATCGTATATTTATACTTCGCTTATTTATTAGCAGTTACTTATTTGCTAGCAATGATTACGCATCCGCCAGTTATTTTAGGCGGATCTTTCGAAGAGATTACAAAGCTAGCTGATTCCGCTGATTTAGTAAAAGCGTGTTCACTTTATATATAGTATTATAGCAAAAAAACAGATTATAATGCTATTTTACAATGAAAGGCCGTTTCTTGCGGAAATTGGAGGTCGCAATTTTCTACCTCAAATTTGATTAATACGGCGGAAAGTACTATTCCGCTTTCACTAAATCGTCATTTGTCATTTGTAAATCGTAAATATCTTTACTAGTAGTACATCTTTAGTTTGCCTTTTATTACCAGTTTGCCACTATAGTCATTTGTTATACAACTCAATACTTTTCGAATTTATAGTTCGACTTACTTTAATATATTAGATATTGTCGTCCGCCGGTCTTTATGCCTGCCCGCCAGTTATTTTTGGAGGGGAGGATAGTGCTTAGTTATTTATCTTTGATGGGGTCTATCGGCTGCGGGCCGTCTTCCACCGGTTTACTTTCCGGTTTTACTTCGGGAAGCGGGGCAACAGGACTGATATCAAAGTTATAGCAGAGAGATATCACAACATAAGGCGAGAAAGTGGTAGGGAATCTGTAATAAAAATAATCTGTGTTTGCAAAGTCGTAGAACAGGTAGTTTTTATAGGGATAAACAGTGAGGCCAAGGCCGATATCCAGCCACCAACCCTTGGCAATCGTATTTCTAAGTCCCGCTGAAACACCGTTATGCACTTCCCCGATGAACCTCATCGTGTCGGAAAGTTTTGTTTCAATACTTGCAAAGACAAAATACGGAAAAGGATTTATGCCGATAGAAAGCTCTCCAAGATCAATATTTTTTGTCCAGACCGCGTAAGGGTAAAGTCCGAAAACAAAGGAAGCGCCGAGAGCCAGC
The window above is part of the Candidatus Firestonebacteria bacterium RIFOXYD2_FULL_39_29 genome. Proteins encoded here:
- a CDS encoding cold-shock protein; this encodes MATGKVKWFNDQKGYGFITPESGKDVFVHHSAIQGDGFKTLSEGQAVEFEIENGPKGEQATKVVKL
- a CDS encoding cold-shock protein; translation: MAKGKVKWFNDQKGYGFITPESGKDVFVHHTAIQGEGFKTLREGQDVEFEIENGPKGEQATKVVKL
- a CDS encoding 7-cyano-7-deazaguanine synthase QueC; translated protein: MANKKAVILLSGGLDSTTTLYYAKAKGFKCFCLLFDYGQRHKKELKAAVKLAKMNKCIYIVVKIALPWSKSALTDRKVKVPVKNKQIGKDIPVTYVPARNTIFLGFAASYAESIGAKKIFIGANALDYSGYPDCRPNYIKAYEKAVNLGTKSGVSGNKLKIETPLINLTKAEIIKLGIKLKVPYELTWSCYNGGKKPCGVCDSCLLREKGFRKIK
- a CDS encoding DNA repair protein RecO; amino-acid sequence: MNPYHKTTGIIIKVRSYGEANKHLTIYTKAYGKIHAVAKGAKKMKSRFGSTVELFTETKLFLYKQTYADLYLLTQSQIATHFKNISKDVKKYTYASAVSDFVNTFVPFGEKSHSLYELFIHTLHRLDTQKHEDKIFSMFMVKFLTQVGFRIALDSCTSCGSDLKQNKRMSVSPKHGGVVCETCASGVSTVEVYNNTLKLMDFLHRKTFDTLSKITIDNQSHMEIEKVVEHFLEYNFELKLKSLKVMESIKSYGE